aatttttatttgggtgtttttggtgtaaagttaaaatctttggagttatagagcaaaaattgaaaaaaatacgaatttcgggcgccattttgtttataaagaaaGTAACACGctgtctgcggactttgcatacctatattgttaacatatacaatcataaggtacgattccagcaataaaattgctggtaaataatttttccttgtattttggTAATTAGCCAAGagtatattaaaatatctaatatttaatttagtCATGCCACAAGAAGACCCTTTCAAAAcctttttaaaagttttattatCTAATGACGTCACTGCCTTCTTATAATAAGTAAAACTATCTTTCGTCGTCAAATATTATCGACCGCATCTCAATTAAATCTTCTGTTAGAATTTCTCTATAATAGCTGTTACCCTGGAATATCTTAACCATACTATCTGGGCGTCCTTCAAAAAAGAAGTATGTAAAATCTtcgtcattttttaaatatttgctaTATATCACATCCGGTATTAGCATACAGCTCCTATCCATCATGGCATGTAGTTTGCAAAGAAACCTCAGCTTCTTATACGTCTCATAAAACTCCTCCTCACTGATAATCTCACTTGCAGTGTAACCTCCTTTTTTAATATAATCTGAGAAGCACTTATAATAATAGCCCAACAGATCTTGAAGATATTCGTCCCTAAAACTTTTTCTTGTATTTATATATAAGAAGATGAGCACATCATACACTGGAGGCTGCAGACCTATGGTTTGAAAATCTACAATTTTGCAAGAAATAATGTTATCATCTTCGTCATACTTAAAAAGAAACTTATTAGGCCATAAGCAATTGTGAGACAAGACATTTCTGTAGTTTTTAAGATTAGCATTAAGTTCTGAAGGTAATTTGGAAAGAGCTTTATCAAAAGCACCCTTGAATTCCTTTTCGGATATTTTGTTTTCAGGAATAAAACTCGTGAGTTTTTTTAACCCCCTTACTAAATTTTGACAGTGCTTTATTATCAATCTGTTCAGATCAATGACTACCGAATCTTGAAATATTTCTGGAAATGCCTCAATTAGCTTATATTCCCAATCAAGATCTTTTGACTTATTTAGTTCAAACAGAATGCAGTCGCCATGGAATCGTGCAATGGTTTTTAGACAGGCTCTACAATGATCCAAGTCAAAACACGGttctttttcaaatattttataacCAGATATTCCAAGATCTTCTAATACAACAACATCTGACTCACAAAAATAACTTTTGCAAGTGTAGTTGCAATCAAAACCTTCTTCTTTTAGATATGGAACATATAAATCGTAGAAAAACTTTTCTTTTTCGAATGTAGAAGTCTCTTCGGCTATTTGGTACATTAGTGAATTCAACTTGCTAATAATCTTTACAAAAAAATTCGCCTCATGTTCTTTTGCGTCTATTTGGTAGTTAATTGTTAGGTAAAATTGTTCTCttactattttattttcttttgggcgtattgaaaaattatttattttaacatcTATGGAGGACTCTTCGGTATTTTCATCAAACCCTTTATTTTTCTTTTCATGTAGCTCCTTAACatatttctttattaaatattGAAGTTGATTATCGTTCAAAATAGACTCCTCTTCATGATTCATCTGAAACAAAAAACGGTTAATTAAATTTGTGTTTTTATGTATGTGTGTTTGTGTGCGTGTGTAGAAGAAAGGTATGGCTTAAGACATAATCTATTAATTCCACAATATTGATTGTAACTAAAGTTACATAATTTGTGACTACCTAAGGTTTGAATGACTACCTAAGGttgggaattcaaccgcgatgtacaccaaatcttcgtggacttcaaacaagcttacgattctgttagcagagaagcattgtgggagactatggtagaaatgggagtacctggaaaactggtacgattagcaaaggtgagcacggagaacgcttccgcacgaatcagaatttgcagcaccacgtcggaggaatttctcattgacaccggacttagacaaggagatcctctcgcccccctgctgtttaacttcgcactggaacatgcagtaaggaaagctcagccacaactgacaaacggatttgccgcccaaggatcaaaaatactattagcctttgcggatgacgtggacgcaattgcacaatccaccagagatgcaaaagaagttttcaccctattcgagaacggagccaaggaagtgggtcttaaggtcaacgaggacaagaccaagtacatggtggttacgaagaacccaagaccaagggttagacaaaacgtaacaattaatgaatacaattttgaagtcgtcaaagaatttaagtacctgggagcgatcataacatctgaaaataactatgaaaaggacgtggcagccaggattattgcaggaaacagggcattaaggaccctacttaaatcaaaaatactctcaagaccagcaaaaataagagtatataagacaataattcgtcccacaataacgtatggaagcgaaacatggactctgaatcagcgggaaacaacaaaattactggtacttgaaagaaagatactgcggactatctatgggccttgcagagaagagacaacaggagaatggagaagaagacacaatgatgaactccagacaatatacggagatgaaaacatagtacgctacattaaatcaaacagaatacgatgggcgggtcacgtactaagatcaagcgacgaaagacttctaaacgccacattctgggaaaggcccgatggaaaaaggtcagttggtcgcccaagaaagagacggaaggacgcagtagccagcgatctacgcaaaatgggagtacagcaatgggaaatagctgctcaggaccgacaacaatggagggaaatagtaaacgcggccaagaattacatagagttgtagagccaaatgatgatgatgatgatgataaggTTTGACGTTTTATTTTTCCACTcctaaaattgtttttaaaaagattatttaaggATTTTGTTGACAagattgtataatgtataatacGCCAGTGAATGGgcgcaagaataggatattacctccgaattctatcctactgcatggattttaatgaagtTTTGGGAATAGTCTCTACTTATCTCTTTATTCAatatctaccctatgccgatgtgtgcttttatcttgggggtgatTCCCACCCCTTTTCggaggtggaaaattttttggttaaaataaccacggatgtcgctagagaacctaattctaagcaagaactgttctataatattttttatctactctatgtcatattatgtataattttttagtttgtgcaaactgtcattatagatagcagtgcgtgaagggtttaaagtgtgcgtgaagtaacaatgtattttaaatgggatttacttattcgcacactttcaatgggttttttggcacacattcatataatcaaaaatccttaattttcgcgttgtcatggtgatgacaatatgagcaatgacttccaacaaaatTTTCGACAGtattgtggtttgaaagtagttaggatttttaaatgtaaaagttctaaaaattgtagaatagaaatgaattctagtgacgaagagttacagtttttttatttgtttatcgtagataaaatattgtatgaaactgtgcgtgaagtatttttgcgaacttacgcgatgtatagcactcgctccgttgtcactcgtgctctaaaaatcgcgtgagTTCGCAAAAAGCAGACTTCACGAAttgtatcataaataactattttaaaactcaatcctttttgagttattcgcatttgaaattggccattttcattgaaaactgaCACCTttgcggacggttttttgcgaacgaaaaaactacataaaatatttttgtagcttataaaaaaaaacaaagagattcgttccttcacaAATCTTCTACTTATagtacaaaaagagatatggtaggagAGAAgagtttttttttggtgcatgctcaaatcggtgtatttaaaaaaataacttgaattaacagagaaacagtcgattttacgtgtataatgatactaataccttttgcagtgcttgaaaatacctttaaaacgagcaatattaaataaaaaccatgaataaaaatggtatacatttttacaatattaaatgtcgatcacattcaaactaagcgagacatgctgcaaaaaagttgatggctaatgtattttaagaaaaaatgagagaAGTATATCTATCCCCTCATCCGTCAgcatttaaatgcatcgttttccttctacaatactttttagaGTGTTGTTtgtatgttcaaaaagttggacggttttaaaatgaatggtttttgaaaagatcAAGTTacagagcgcatttttaaatttccttaaaaatcttcttttttttccatgtaacttgaaaatgataggAAATACAgtgatgaaaaataaaaacaaaatttttacccAAAAataccctacatttttgtgtagtatctttttttcttatctcttatcattttcgagttacacggagaaaaagaaagatttttaagaaaatttaaaaatgtgctctataatttgatttcattttttttaaaaccattcattttcaacccgtccaactttttgaacatagaaataacattacaataaaaagtattgtagaagtaaaacgatgTATATAAATTCTGacggatgaggggttaaaatatacttctcatttcatCTTAAAATaagttagtcatcaattttttgcagcatatctcgctcagtttgaatgtaattgacatttaatgttactcttctcacctaccatatctctttttgtattataactagaagatttatgaaggttGAAAAGAAGCaatctctttgcttttttataagctacaaaaatattttatataattttttgcttagatgcatagtttttagggtattcgcaaaaaactgtCCATAAGgctgtcatttttaaataaaaatggtcaattttcaaccacgtataactcaaaaattattgagttttcaaaaaagtcgtagaacagtttttgcttagaattaggttctctagccatttccgtggctattttaaccaaaaaaatttccacccccgagaaggggtgggagccACCCCCACGATAAAAGCACACAtaggcatagggtagactttgtttctcgatctattccctacttactgtgaaaatatcaagtaaatcgatgtagtaggatggaattcggagccaaataccctcattgactgccctataactCATAGACGTATATAGGGCGAGGAAGATAAagagcctattagaaatatctcgagaactaaaggtagcAGTATCGTGAAAATTGGCAGCGTGAAAATGGgtgttttgaagagtgatctatttaatgaaaatatttttatctacttcCTACTTTCGGTTATaacggaagttgcttataacttcgtttttttttaataggacaccctgtatgtttttacatttttggattttcctcgatgttttacttcttaaaatatgaggttttgtaatgttatatagggttgtttaaaatataattacgtttttttattaatttcgtagcagttttcacaccctgtagaattgtagtagttggatatcaataactctgtttatgttcaaatgattttagtatagtctactattgttaaaaattattagtgtagctaaaaGTTGAATTTTagtgtacagggttggtcgaaactcggaatgagtattttcggaagtttcttaaatagaacaccctgtattttagtattgtaatggaatgatattttatggaacttttttatttctttagcaTTTTCTATACCtaacctaactgctttaatttgcgCTTAATTGTTAATTGCATCAACAATATTAACTACCtaggtattttgataactcaaccattattggtaattttaaggatcagattagattaatatgtatttaattccgaaaaattatttgtaattgaaTACTTTCACGCTAACCtgataaaatttcacgtattttttgttgcaattaatgtttggcttgaatcaccaataactcacaaattaaagcagttataTATAGGGGATGCTTAAGAAATAAGAAAGtaacataaaatatcattttatttcaatactaaaatacagggtgttacatttaagaaaactcagaaaatactcattccgagtttcgaccaatcctgtatactaacattaaaaatttagttatactaacaattcttaacaatagtagactatattaaaactcatttgaatataaatagagtttttgatgtcaaactactacaattctacaggatgtgaattttgctacgaaattaagaaaaaaaaggattatcttttaaactaccctgtgtaacattacaaaaccttatattttaagaatgaagacatcgaggagaatccaaaaatgtaaaaatatactgggtgttctatttaaaaaacgaagttataagcaacttccggtgtaaccggaagtagcaactcttcaaaacccctccattccaattttcatgattctgttgcctttatttCTTCAGATATTGCTAATAGgccgtttatctgcctcaccctgtatattaacatAGACCGAGCACACCAGCGGTGATAAGATCTCTTTGAATTGTTCGATCTGGCCCTCTCTAGCGTATTGAAACTCTTCACTCCCTTTCTCTCTCCCCACCAAAATGAGCCGCTGCTATACTTACTTGGCGTAAGACAGTGACAcaactaacaaaaaaaaaatggtgtcgTCCCTTGGGCTGCTTCGTTGACTTTTTCTCTTCTTCATAGCTATTTATTTCATGCATTCTTCATGCAATACTGATGCATCCTTCCATTGCCctctacaccgagagaaaaaaattcttgacaaagaaactttattaatatttaagaaagatcgacttggcatattgcctaagaaatatatctttgtatgtaagatataattttctaaaatatttcaaataaattttaatatacccaaagaaatatatctttttattatttaatttgatggctttggtaaAGACCAATTATTAGCCAGACAATTTTTACATCTAAGGATAATATTACATAACTAGAATAGGTATGTATAAGTATAAAAAATTTACATATATTTAACTAACATAATAAGAATATATTATACCTAGATATATTACACACACATACGTCTACATATacagtgtcccaaaagtagtggaacggtcgaatatttcgcgaactaaacatcggatcgaaaaactgaaaaatacgttttcaatcattttctAAAATCTATCCAacgacaccaaacaccaaccctcactacaccccctggaggtggggtggggggtaactttaaaatttcaaatggaaacccctagttttccttacagatttggattcgctacgtaaaagtaagcaacttttattaaagacatttttttgaactgtggatagatggcgctataattgataaaaacgatttatcctgataccataggtaaattatagaaacggtctaatatctcgagaaatacacatccaaatgagaaaccaaaaaaaaggtttttaataattttcgaaaacctatcgaataacactaaacatgaccctccaacccaccccctggaagtggggtggggggtaactttaaaattttaaatagcaacccccactttttattacagattcggattcgtcatgaaaaattaagcaacatttattcgaaacattttttaaaattgttgatagatggtgctttaattggaaaaatacgatttattagcgccatctatcagcaattttaaaaaatgcttcgaataaatgttgcttaatttttcatgacgaattcgaatctgcaataaaaagtgggggttgctatttaagattttaaatttacccccgaccccgtctccagggggtgagTTGGAGGGTCAGTTTTGGTGTtaatcgataggttttcgaaaaatattaaaaacctgttttttggtttctcatttggaagtgtatttctcgagatattataccgtttctataatttacctatggtatcaggataaatggtttttcccaattatagcgccatctatccacagttcgaaaaaatgtcttgaataaaagttgcttacttttacgtagagaatccaaatatgcaagaaaaactaggggtttccatttgagattttaaagttaccccccaccccacctccagggggtgtagtgggggttggtgtttggtgtcattggatagaattttgaaaatgattgaacacgtatttttcagtttttcgatccgatgtttagttcgcgaaatattcgaccgttccactacttttgggacaccctatataaacacatacaaacatacacatataaacacacatacatatttttctaattaaaaaaaaatcattcttCTTCACGATTATATAGTGgataaattattaatttggtAAAAGGTAATgtgtgcaattttttgatttgtgttataaaatggaaatatttgcAGAATTGCTAACGAAGACATTGTTAGcaatttaaaatttcattttgcacctcttggtgtgattatataaacaataaaatatattaatatttttattgaaaattatacagtattattttttctttttatccAGAAAGACTATAAAATTAATTCCATTACTACAATACTTAAATCAACAGTAAAAgtaaataaagaaattaaattaCAACATTAACAACCAAGTTTTATATCCGTAATATATTTCACATATAGGGCATATTAAAGACAAGTCCCTAAAGTAAAATAAACGGTGTAGTACGCGACATACACACAAAataagtacagtcggaaaaatgaaagaatacccatgaacgaacatataaaacacgctgtattttcctgtcaccgttccacaaagaaaattgtccagtgcaagtacatgtaacaataattattacatgtacttgcgctggccagttttttgtgtgacacggtgacaggaaaatatagcgtgttttatatgttcgtccatgggtattctttcatttttcctactgtagagAATATTAATAACGACACTCTTGATGATGATAAAATTGAAAGTAATTGAGACGTAACCAGTAGCGTACTAAACAGGATATATACGAGAATAtctttttctacgagcgtgcaaaaatgtctactttcgcgcacgcatttatGTTTAGAAAGttgcacttttccgcacgcgtgttacttttccgcacgcggtttttacttttccgcacgcgtgttaatttagatatgttaatatggccttaaagtaattataatacatgcaataaactaatatttagatattatttacaaatttatttcaaatatatcttattgtgttcctgttttaatgaaattaacgcgacaattcgatgaaataaaattattttgacataatattcgaaagtcaaattggtagacaataacagtcgttttgaatcatcgtcttggaaaccaagatcgtcgtcatactaactaattatattgaaagtttggttttgacaaccttgtcaaaggattaatttgtgtatgtattttcatattaattaaattaattgattaagattggtcattttttaaagactcttagaaaaaatattgttcctaactcttgcagaaagtctcttttccgcactcgactgcttgccgaactcccgcttcgcgtcgttcggcaaactgcggtcgcgtgcggaaaagaatgactttctgcacttgttaggaaatagtatattgtgcaacaagtgcagaaaggtactaatttctcacgagtttgaaaagttgcggtacgagcgcaagcgagtgccgcaattcaaacgagtgagaaattacctttctgcacgtgtttcacactatactttttctgcaagcacagtttttcctaaaaataaaaatcacaatttccaaacgacgattaattataataggtacctatgtgataaattttaaactgtatttaattaatacctactaatcaatttaaattccttatacctaaataaattgcacagaaatcagttaaagaattaatgcactgccttaatttgtttaaatttaaacaattattacacattattgacattatatttatg
This genomic window from Diabrotica virgifera virgifera chromosome 1, PGI_DIABVI_V3a contains:
- the LOC114330279 gene encoding uncharacterized protein LOC114330279; the encoded protein is MNHEEESILNDNQLQYLIKKYVKELHEKKNKGFDENTEESSIDVKINNFSIRPKENKIVREQFYLTINYQIDAKEHEANFFVKIISKLNSLMYQIAEETSTFEKEKFFYDLYVPYLKEEGFDCNYTCKSYFCESDVVVLEDLGISGYKIFEKEPCFDLDHCRACLKTIARFHGDCILFELNKSKDLDWEYKLIEAFPEIFQDSVVIDLNRLIIKHCQNLVRGLKKLTSFIPENKISEKEFKGAFDKALSKLPSELNANLKNYRNVLSHNCLWPNKFLFKYDEDDNIISCKIVDFQTIGLQPPVYDVLIFLYINTRKSFRDEYLQDLLGYYYKCFSDYIKKGGYTASEIISEEEFYETYKKLRFLCKLHAMMDRSCMLIPDVIYSKYLKNDEDFTYFFFEGRPDSMVKIFQGNSYYREILTEDLIEMRSIIFDDER